The DNA segment TGTTATGCGTTAGCTCCATTATAGCCTTCTTGTACTCAACTAAGGAAAAGGCTATATCGTGGGCTACCCTACTCTTTATTCCGTATGCAGTGTTTATATCGTTCATCATACTATCGTCCGTTATATTCCCTAGTATGGTGCAAGAAGGACAGTAACCGCACATGCCTATGTCTGTCGAAGATTTCCTCTCTTGGGGCGGGGCAATGTAGCAATTCCACCCATCGCCGGTCCTCTTATACCCTAGGTTCTTGGCTGTGTCCAATATCTTCTTCTTAAATTCGTCATCAAATTTCGCATACTCATCCCTAAGCTTTTCCAACATTACCCTCCTTAGCTTAGCTTGAATCTTTTCCGGCAAGATTACGGGCAGTTCGTAGTTCTCCTTGTTAATAACTACGCTTATGGTACTAATATCTCCTACCCCTTCAGTCCTAAAAAGAGGGATTCCCTTTGATATTATAACGTATACTATTTCTGCCTTTACTCCTTTAGAAAATATTCTATCTTTTTCTCCCCTTACCCTAAACTGAGTCATGAATGGTCACCTTTCAAAATATTCCAGATTTTCTGGCCAAAAGTCTTTGAGTAAAAAACTGCATTATTATATATCCCCTCGAGGACCATGTTCATTAACTTCCTAGACT comes from the Acidianus infernus genome and includes:
- the cas7d gene encoding type I-D CRISPR-associated protein Cas7/Csc2, encoding MTQFRVRGEKDRIFSKGVKAEIVYVIISKGIPLFRTEGVGDISTISVVINKENYELPVILPEKIQAKLRRVMLEKLRDEYAKFDDEFKKKILDTAKNLGYKRTGDGWNCYIAPPQERKSSTDIGMCGYCPSCTILGNITDDSMMNDINTAYGIKSRVAHDIAFSLVEYKKAIMELTHNKVADGVSYTGQSLYSELHIAPGVVFIGKSTAYDLTKNEFEVVLDALASITRLGGGETKYGSVETRILSVKFSEKETISSYDIMREIVGKHKGEMMDPEDYVREVSDILKGKGFTDYSYQVNYKEAWEDSLDYAGKIREFINIVENKTGGKEKKKGKSSGGEE